One part of the Alistipes onderdonkii genome encodes these proteins:
- the purH gene encoding bifunctional phosphoribosylaminoimidazolecarboxamide formyltransferase/IMP cyclohydrolase produces MRALISVSDKTGVVDFAKGLRALGWEVIATGGTMKLLADSGVEVINISDVTGFPEICDGRVKTLHPNVHGGLLARRDDPEHLKALKDNNIEFIDMVCVNLYPFRQTIAKPDVKMEDAIENIDIGGPSMLRSAAKNWADVTVVCDPADYDLILNEIRTAGNTEKATRLKLSAKAYTHTAEYDAMIAAYMRAQAGLNEKLFLEFDLVQSLRYGENPHQSAKFYREQTKVPYSLAFARQLNGKELSYNNIQDANAALCIVREFDEPFCVGLKHMNPCGAAVGKDVVDAWTKAYEADKVSIFGGIVATNRTVTREAAELMKPIFLEIIMAPKFDEGALEVLCTKKNLRLLEVDMQQGAVDPKQYVSVNGGLLVQDLDVATKTVTADMCVTKAKPAAAQMDDLNFGWHIVKHVKSNAIVAVRDGRTLGVGAGQMNRIGSAEIALRQAHAAGVTEGLVLASDGFFPFDDCVTLAAEYGVTAIVQPGGSVRDEDSIRKADEKGIAMVFTGERHFKH; encoded by the coding sequence ATGCGTGCATTAATCAGTGTCAGCGACAAAACGGGTGTCGTTGATTTCGCCAAGGGCCTGCGTGCCCTGGGTTGGGAGGTGATCGCCACGGGCGGCACGATGAAACTGCTGGCCGACAGCGGGGTGGAAGTAATCAACATCAGCGACGTGACGGGCTTTCCCGAGATCTGCGACGGCCGCGTCAAGACCCTGCACCCCAACGTGCACGGCGGCCTGCTGGCGCGACGCGACGATCCCGAACACCTGAAAGCCCTGAAAGATAACAATATCGAATTTATCGACATGGTCTGTGTGAACCTCTACCCGTTCCGCCAGACCATTGCCAAACCCGATGTGAAGATGGAGGACGCCATCGAGAACATCGACATCGGCGGCCCTTCGATGCTGCGTTCGGCCGCCAAGAACTGGGCCGATGTCACGGTGGTCTGCGACCCTGCGGACTATGACTTGATTTTGAACGAGATCCGCACTGCCGGCAATACCGAAAAGGCTACGCGCCTGAAACTTTCCGCCAAGGCATACACCCATACGGCCGAGTACGATGCGATGATCGCGGCCTATATGCGTGCACAGGCCGGGCTTAACGAGAAGCTGTTCCTCGAATTCGACCTCGTGCAGTCGCTGCGCTACGGGGAGAATCCCCACCAGTCGGCCAAGTTCTACCGCGAGCAGACGAAGGTTCCCTATTCGCTGGCTTTCGCCCGTCAGCTCAACGGCAAGGAGTTGTCGTACAACAATATCCAGGATGCCAATGCCGCGCTGTGCATCGTCCGCGAGTTCGATGAGCCGTTCTGCGTGGGACTCAAACACATGAATCCCTGTGGTGCTGCCGTCGGCAAGGATGTCGTGGATGCCTGGACGAAGGCTTACGAGGCCGACAAGGTGTCGATCTTCGGGGGTATCGTCGCCACGAACCGCACCGTAACGCGCGAGGCGGCCGAGTTGATGAAACCGATCTTCCTCGAGATCATCATGGCGCCGAAATTCGACGAAGGGGCGCTCGAAGTGCTCTGTACGAAGAAAAACCTGCGGCTGCTGGAGGTCGATATGCAGCAGGGGGCCGTCGACCCCAAGCAATATGTCAGCGTCAACGGCGGCCTGCTGGTGCAGGATCTCGACGTGGCGACGAAAACCGTCACGGCCGATATGTGCGTGACGAAGGCAAAACCCGCCGCGGCACAGATGGACGACCTGAATTTCGGCTGGCATATCGTCAAGCACGTCAAGTCGAACGCCATTGTCGCCGTCAGGGACGGCCGTACGCTGGGCGTGGGCGCCGGGCAGATGAACCGCATCGGCTCGGCCGAGATCGCACTCCGGCAGGCGCATGCCGCCGGCGTTACCGAAGGGCTGGTGCTGGCTTCGGACGGCTTCTTCCCCTTCGACGACTGCGTGACGCTGGCTGCCGAATATGGCGTGACGGCCATCGTGCAGCCGGGCGGTTCGGTACGTGACGAGGACTCGATCCGGAAGGCCGACGAGAAGGGCATCGCCATGGTATTCACGGGCGAGCGCCATTTCAAACATTGA
- the purN gene encoding phosphoribosylglycinamide formyltransferase, with protein MRRLAVFASGSGTNFEAIATACERGEIPARVVLMVCDKPGAGVVQRAAGHGVEAFVFAPKEYASKADYEREIVRRLDEAGVELVCLAGYMRIVGDVLLGAYGGRIINIHPSLLPAFRGAHAIDQALKYGVKVFGVTIHYVDATLDGGKIISQRAFGYDGDDIAELEARIHAVEYPLYIETINKLLKE; from the coding sequence GTGCGACGCCTTGCGGTCTTTGCCAGCGGCAGCGGCACGAACTTCGAGGCCATCGCCACGGCCTGCGAGCGGGGGGAGATCCCGGCCCGGGTGGTGCTGATGGTCTGCGACAAACCCGGCGCCGGGGTCGTGCAGCGGGCTGCGGGGCACGGGGTCGAGGCATTCGTATTCGCCCCGAAAGAGTATGCCTCGAAGGCCGACTACGAGCGCGAGATCGTGCGGCGGCTCGACGAAGCCGGCGTGGAGCTGGTCTGCCTGGCGGGGTACATGCGCATCGTCGGCGACGTGCTGCTGGGGGCTTACGGCGGGCGGATCATCAACATCCATCCTTCGCTGCTGCCGGCATTCCGCGGGGCGCATGCCATCGACCAGGCGCTGAAATACGGCGTCAAGGTCTTTGGTGTGACGATCCACTATGTCGATGCGACGCTCGACGGCGGGAAGATCATCTCCCAGCGGGCGTTCGGATACGACGGCGACGACATCGCCGAGCTGGAAGCCCGGATTCATGCGGTGGAATATCCGCTTTATATAGAAACGATAAATAAATTATTAAAGGAATAA
- the purM gene encoding phosphoribosylformylglycinamidine cyclo-ligase: protein MAQSYEKAGVNLEAGYEVVRRIKKHVASTSRLGVMGNIGAFGGMFDLSALNVKEPVLVSGTDGVGTKLKLAFEMDKHDTIGVDAVAMCVNDVLAQGAEPLVFLDYVAVGHNEPQKIEAIVSGVADGCRQAGCALVGGETAEMPGMYSEGEYDIAGFTVGVVEKSKLIDGSKVRAGDVLVGIASSGVHSNGFSLVRKILADNCLDLHKVYPELSNKLLGEVLLTPTKIYVKQVLEVIRSCDVHGISHITGGGFDENIPRILHEGQGLEIEEGTWEILPVFRFLEKYGKVAHREMFNIFNMGIGMVIALDASQAEKAIAILAEQGEKAAVIGRVTDTEGVVIR from the coding sequence ATGGCACAGAGTTATGAGAAGGCCGGTGTGAACCTCGAGGCCGGATACGAAGTGGTGCGGCGCATCAAGAAACACGTGGCATCGACCTCGCGCCTGGGCGTGATGGGCAATATCGGTGCATTCGGAGGCATGTTCGACCTCTCGGCGCTGAACGTGAAGGAGCCGGTGCTGGTGAGCGGTACCGACGGCGTGGGCACGAAGCTCAAGTTGGCGTTCGAGATGGACAAGCACGACACGATCGGCGTCGATGCCGTGGCCATGTGCGTCAACGACGTGCTGGCGCAGGGTGCCGAGCCGCTGGTGTTCCTCGACTATGTCGCCGTAGGCCATAACGAACCCCAGAAGATCGAAGCCATCGTGAGCGGCGTTGCCGACGGCTGCCGTCAGGCGGGTTGTGCGCTGGTCGGCGGCGAGACGGCCGAAATGCCGGGCATGTACTCCGAGGGCGAGTACGACATCGCCGGTTTCACGGTCGGCGTGGTCGAGAAATCGAAGCTCATCGACGGATCGAAGGTCAGGGCCGGCGATGTGCTGGTGGGCATCGCCTCGAGCGGCGTGCACTCCAACGGCTTCAGCCTCGTGCGTAAGATCCTTGCGGATAACTGCCTGGATCTGCACAAGGTCTATCCCGAGTTGTCGAACAAACTGCTGGGCGAAGTGCTGCTCACCCCGACGAAGATCTACGTGAAGCAGGTGCTCGAAGTGATCCGCAGCTGCGACGTACACGGCATCAGCCATATCACGGGCGGAGGGTTCGACGAAAATATCCCCCGCATCCTGCACGAAGGGCAGGGGCTCGAAATCGAGGAGGGCACTTGGGAGATACTGCCCGTGTTCCGCTTCCTCGAGAAATACGGCAAGGTGGCCCACCGCGAGATGTTCAACATCTTCAACATGGGCATCGGCATGGTCATCGCCCTCGATGCGTCGCAGGCGGAGAAAGCCATCGCCATCCTTGCGGAGCAGGGCGAGAAGGCGGCCGTCATCGGACGCGTCACGGACACCGAGGGTGTCGTAATCCGCTAA
- the purF gene encoding amidophosphoribosyltransferase, which produces MVMGQISDRELHEECGVFGVFGVKDAASLTYYGLHALQHRGQEGAGIVTVDRDATFRRIKGGGLVTEVFDEEKLSTLKGDMAIGHVRYTTAGGGGIENVQPFLFRHNTGDFALAHNGNIVNSALLRIYLENKGSLFQSTSDSEILAHLIKKETKYHDRPRIYSIIDALNMIEGAFAFLIMTANRIYACRDKYGLRPLSIGRLGDGYVVSSETCAFDVLGAEFVRDVEPGEIVTIDSEGIRSRDFSQYKRCEMCSMEYIYFARPDSDIEGCNVHAYRKESGRLLFGEAPAEADIVVGVPDSSLSAAMGYAEASGLPYEMGLIKNKYIGRTFIQPSQELREKGVRMKLSAVRTIVKGKRVVLVDDSIVRGTTSRRIVTMLKEAGATEVHVRIASPPMTHPCFYGVDTSTRDELISARKEVDGVRAEICADSLAFLSPGALLRAGNRKDLCMACFTGHYPTALYQSVDEVNKDVKC; this is translated from the coding sequence ATGGTGATGGGGCAGATTAGCGACCGCGAGTTGCATGAGGAGTGCGGGGTGTTCGGCGTCTTCGGAGTCAAGGACGCTGCGTCGCTGACCTATTATGGCCTGCATGCCTTGCAGCACCGCGGTCAGGAGGGTGCCGGTATCGTGACCGTCGACCGGGACGCGACGTTCCGCCGCATCAAGGGCGGCGGCCTGGTCACCGAGGTGTTCGACGAGGAAAAGCTCTCGACGCTCAAGGGCGACATGGCCATCGGGCATGTGCGCTATACCACCGCCGGCGGTGGTGGCATCGAGAACGTGCAACCGTTCCTTTTCCGCCACAACACGGGCGATTTCGCGCTGGCGCACAACGGTAATATCGTCAATTCGGCGTTGTTGCGTATTTATCTCGAGAACAAGGGGAGCCTGTTCCAGTCGACCTCGGACAGCGAGATCCTGGCGCACCTGATCAAGAAGGAGACCAAATACCACGACCGTCCGCGCATCTATTCGATCATTGACGCACTGAATATGATCGAGGGGGCTTTTGCATTCCTGATCATGACCGCCAACCGCATCTATGCCTGCCGTGACAAATACGGCCTGCGGCCGCTGTCGATCGGCCGGCTGGGCGACGGTTATGTCGTGTCGAGCGAAACCTGTGCCTTCGACGTGCTGGGTGCGGAGTTCGTCCGCGACGTCGAGCCGGGCGAGATCGTCACGATCGACAGCGAGGGCATCCGGAGCCGCGATTTCTCGCAGTATAAGCGTTGCGAGATGTGCTCGATGGAGTATATCTACTTTGCACGTCCCGACAGCGACATCGAAGGGTGCAACGTCCATGCCTACCGCAAGGAGTCGGGGCGCCTGCTCTTCGGCGAGGCGCCTGCCGAGGCGGACATCGTGGTCGGGGTTCCCGACTCGAGCCTCAGCGCCGCGATGGGCTATGCCGAGGCGAGCGGCCTGCCGTATGAAATGGGGCTTATCAAGAACAAGTACATCGGCCGTACGTTCATCCAGCCTTCGCAGGAGCTGCGCGAGAAAGGGGTGCGCATGAAGCTCTCGGCCGTGAGGACGATCGTCAAGGGCAAGCGCGTGGTGCTGGTCGACGATTCGATCGTGCGCGGTACGACCTCGCGCCGCATCGTCACGATGCTCAAGGAGGCGGGGGCCACCGAGGTGCACGTGCGCATTGCCAGTCCCCCGATGACGCACCCCTGCTTCTACGGGGTGGATACCTCGACCCGCGACGAGCTGATCTCGGCGCGCAAGGAGGTGGACGGTGTCCGGGCGGAGATATGCGCCGATTCGCTGGCGTTCCTGTCGCCCGGGGCACTGCTCAGGGCGGGGAACCGCAAGGATTTGTGCATGGCCTGCTTCACGGGGCACTATCCCACGGCGTTGTACCAGTCGGTCGACGAGGTGAACAAAGACGTAAAATGTTAA
- the purC gene encoding phosphoribosylaminoimidazolesuccinocarboxamide synthase → MKQLEMLYEGKAKQVFRTDDPDKIIIHYKDAATAFNNIKKATIENKGVLNNAISTLIFKELQKAGVKTHYIETINDRDQVCRRVTIIPLEVIVRNVIAGSMAQRLGIEEGTQPSNVIYDICYKKDELGDPLINDHHAVALGAVTYEELELIYAMTSRINEILRNLFAKMNIKLVDFKIEFGRTSDGEIVLADEVSPDTCRLWDMTTNEKLDKDRFRRDLGKVREAYEEILARLQKIVG, encoded by the coding sequence ATGAAACAGCTCGAAATGCTCTACGAAGGCAAGGCAAAACAGGTTTTCCGCACCGACGATCCCGACAAGATCATCATCCACTACAAGGATGCGGCAACGGCTTTCAACAACATCAAGAAAGCCACGATCGAAAACAAGGGCGTGCTGAACAACGCCATCTCGACCCTGATTTTCAAGGAGCTTCAGAAGGCGGGTGTCAAGACCCACTATATCGAGACGATCAACGACCGCGACCAGGTGTGCCGCCGGGTGACGATCATCCCGCTGGAGGTGATCGTGCGCAATGTCATCGCCGGTTCGATGGCCCAGCGCCTCGGCATCGAGGAGGGTACGCAGCCGTCGAACGTCATCTACGACATCTGCTACAAAAAGGACGAGCTGGGCGACCCGCTGATCAACGACCACCACGCCGTGGCATTGGGTGCCGTGACCTACGAGGAACTCGAACTGATCTACGCCATGACCTCGCGTATCAACGAGATCCTGCGCAACCTTTTTGCCAAGATGAACATCAAACTCGTGGACTTCAAGATCGAGTTCGGCCGTACGTCGGACGGGGAGATCGTGCTCGCCGACGAAGTGTCGCCCGATACCTGCCGCCTGTGGGACATGACGACCAACGAGAAACTCGACAAAGACCGTTTCCGTCGTGACCTGGGCAAGGTGCGCGAGGCTTACGAGGAGATTTTGGCACGTTTGCAGAAAATCGTCGGGTAA
- a CDS encoding phosphoribosylformylglycinamidine synthase, which translates to MENYRIFVEKHPRFRVEADSLRRELNTNLNLDIRSLRLLNVYDLFGFSRELLEKSRYSVFGEVVTDSVTDSCDLAGRKYIAVEYLPGQFDQRAASAVDCVRLIDPSAQVRIRSSKLLLFDDAVSDEDLARIRHYYINAVESREKNLDVLTDMEQAEVKPVAVLEGFTKMTDAELEPCCKRYGLAMNADDLREVVKYFRAEGRDPYETELRILDTYWSDHCRHTTFTTELEGITVEESFAKDEIEDSLALYLRIRRELGREHKSICLMDMATIGARYLRKKGLLDDLEVSDENNACSVYVDVDVDGTTEKWLLQFKNETHNHPTEIEPFGGASTCLGGAIRDPLSGRSYVYQAMRVTGAGNIYQKVSDTLEGKLPQSVISKKAAAGYSSYGNQIGLATTHVREIYHDDYVAKRLEVGAVVGAVKAENVRREKPVPGDKIVMLGGRTGRDGIGGATGSSKEHNTKSLETCGSEVQKGNAPEERKLERLFRRPEVTRLIKKSNDFGAGGVSVAIGELADGLDIYLDRVKTKYSGLNSTELAISESQERMAVVVEAKDVAEFMGYCREENIEAVEVADVTDTARMRMFNKGRKVVDLAREFIDSAGAKHYAEAMIGEVENRDPFAREVVGATFAERFEENLRDNNVVSQRGLIEMFDSTIGRSTVLMPFGGRTQGSETQVSVQKLPTDGYTDTASIMAFGYNPYLASWSPYHGAAYAVVEAAAKVVAAGARYDRMRYSYQEYFERMTRDPRSWGKPLGALLGALKMQVELGLPSIGGKDSMSGTFQHINVPPMLMAFGITTVNAGTVISTDFKKAGNRIYLVRHTPRENHMPDTAQLKDNFGFVSENIERGNILAAWSVGFGGVAEGLAKMAFGNRIGAEVEMDEAELFGYAYGSILVESTVELTHPAAGLLGMTAAEEALTVNGVKMPLDVLYKANTEKFAAVYPDKGENHAGVMTSEPAPRTFAYRGEAVEHPLVYIPVFPGTNCDYDTAKAFRKAGAEVEMSVLCNLGGDDILRSIREMKEHIRRAHIFVLSGGFSSGDEPDGSAKFIVNVLNNKDIHDEIHALLDRGGLILGICNGFQALVKSGLLPYGRLGMVTKDSPTLFRNDINRHISQIVSTRVSTLNSPWLAGFGLGDIHSIAVSHGEGKFVVSEELAGELFANGQVAFQYVDDAGHATAEAPYNPNGSSYAIEGLVSRDGQILGKMGHTERYEKNLFKNIAGEKEQSLFRNAVNYFRKN; encoded by the coding sequence ATGGAAAACTACCGGATTTTTGTTGAGAAACATCCCCGTTTCCGGGTCGAGGCCGACAGCCTGCGCCGGGAGCTGAACACCAATCTGAACCTGGACATCCGCAGCCTGCGGTTGCTCAACGTCTACGACCTGTTCGGGTTCAGCCGAGAGCTGCTCGAAAAGAGCCGTTACAGCGTCTTTGGCGAAGTGGTAACCGACAGCGTGACCGATTCGTGCGACCTGGCGGGACGGAAATACATCGCCGTGGAGTACCTCCCCGGCCAGTTCGACCAACGTGCCGCGTCGGCCGTCGACTGCGTGCGGCTGATCGACCCGTCGGCCCAGGTGCGCATCCGCTCGTCGAAGCTGTTGCTGTTCGACGATGCCGTTTCCGACGAAGACCTGGCGCGCATCCGCCATTACTATATCAACGCGGTCGAGTCGCGCGAGAAGAATCTGGACGTGCTGACCGACATGGAACAGGCCGAGGTGAAGCCCGTCGCCGTGCTGGAAGGCTTCACCAAGATGACCGACGCCGAACTGGAACCCTGCTGCAAGCGGTACGGGCTGGCGATGAATGCCGACGACCTGCGCGAGGTGGTGAAATATTTCCGTGCCGAGGGGCGCGATCCCTATGAGACCGAGCTGCGCATCCTCGACACCTATTGGAGCGACCACTGCCGCCATACGACCTTCACCACCGAGCTGGAGGGCATCACGGTCGAGGAGTCGTTCGCAAAGGACGAGATCGAGGATTCGCTGGCCCTTTACCTGCGCATCCGCCGCGAACTGGGCCGCGAGCACAAGAGCATCTGCCTGATGGACATGGCGACCATCGGAGCCCGTTACCTGCGCAAGAAAGGGCTGCTGGACGACCTGGAAGTGAGCGACGAGAACAATGCCTGCTCGGTATACGTCGATGTCGATGTCGACGGGACGACCGAGAAGTGGCTCCTGCAATTCAAGAACGAAACCCATAACCACCCGACCGAGATCGAGCCGTTCGGCGGTGCTTCGACCTGTCTGGGCGGCGCTATCCGCGACCCGTTGTCGGGGCGCAGCTACGTCTACCAGGCCATGCGCGTAACGGGTGCCGGCAATATCTACCAGAAGGTGTCCGATACGCTCGAAGGCAAGCTCCCGCAGAGCGTCATTTCGAAGAAGGCCGCCGCGGGCTACTCCAGTTACGGCAATCAGATCGGGCTGGCAACGACCCATGTGCGCGAGATTTACCACGACGACTATGTGGCCAAGCGCCTCGAAGTCGGTGCCGTGGTCGGTGCCGTGAAGGCTGAAAACGTCCGCCGCGAAAAACCCGTCCCGGGCGACAAGATCGTCATGCTGGGCGGCCGCACGGGGCGTGACGGTATCGGCGGCGCCACGGGTTCGTCGAAAGAGCACAATACCAAGTCGCTCGAAACCTGCGGCAGCGAGGTGCAGAAGGGCAATGCCCCCGAGGAGCGCAAGCTCGAACGCCTGTTCCGCCGCCCGGAGGTGACGCGGCTCATCAAGAAATCGAACGACTTCGGTGCCGGCGGCGTCAGCGTCGCCATCGGCGAGCTGGCCGATGGGCTGGACATCTACCTCGACCGTGTGAAGACCAAGTACAGCGGCCTGAATTCCACGGAACTGGCGATCAGCGAGTCGCAGGAGCGTATGGCCGTGGTCGTCGAGGCGAAGGACGTCGCCGAATTCATGGGCTACTGCCGCGAGGAGAATATCGAGGCGGTCGAGGTGGCCGACGTGACGGATACGGCCCGTATGCGGATGTTCAACAAAGGGCGCAAAGTCGTAGACCTCGCCCGTGAATTCATCGACAGCGCCGGGGCGAAGCACTATGCCGAAGCCATGATCGGCGAGGTGGAGAACCGCGATCCCTTTGCCCGCGAGGTCGTGGGCGCGACGTTTGCCGAACGCTTCGAGGAGAACCTGCGAGACAACAATGTCGTCTCGCAGCGCGGTCTGATCGAGATGTTCGATTCGACGATCGGCCGTTCCACCGTGCTGATGCCGTTCGGCGGCCGCACGCAGGGCAGCGAAACGCAGGTGTCGGTGCAGAAACTCCCGACCGACGGTTACACCGATACGGCCAGCATCATGGCCTTCGGCTACAATCCCTACCTGGCCTCGTGGAGCCCTTACCACGGTGCTGCGTATGCCGTCGTCGAAGCTGCTGCCAAGGTCGTGGCTGCGGGCGCGCGTTATGACAGGATGCGTTACTCATACCAGGAATATTTCGAACGCATGACCCGCGATCCCCGCTCGTGGGGCAAGCCGCTGGGTGCCCTGCTCGGTGCGCTGAAGATGCAGGTCGAACTGGGCCTGCCCTCGATCGGCGGCAAGGACTCGATGTCGGGCACGTTCCAGCATATCAACGTCCCGCCCATGCTGATGGCCTTCGGCATCACGACGGTGAATGCCGGGACGGTCATTTCGACCGATTTCAAGAAGGCCGGCAACCGTATCTACCTGGTGCGCCATACGCCCAGGGAGAACCATATGCCCGACACGGCGCAGCTGAAGGACAACTTCGGCTTTGTCAGCGAAAATATCGAACGCGGCAATATCCTCGCCGCATGGTCGGTGGGCTTCGGAGGTGTCGCCGAAGGTCTTGCCAAGATGGCTTTCGGCAACCGCATCGGTGCCGAGGTGGAGATGGACGAGGCGGAACTCTTCGGATACGCCTATGGTTCGATCCTTGTCGAGAGCACCGTCGAACTGACCCATCCTGCGGCCGGGCTGCTGGGTATGACCGCAGCCGAAGAGGCATTGACCGTCAACGGCGTGAAAATGCCGCTCGACGTCCTCTACAAGGCCAATACCGAGAAATTCGCGGCCGTTTACCCCGACAAGGGGGAGAACCATGCCGGGGTGATGACCTCGGAGCCCGCACCCCGGACTTTCGCCTATCGGGGCGAAGCCGTCGAACATCCGCTGGTCTATATCCCCGTGTTCCCGGGCACGAACTGCGACTACGACACGGCCAAGGCATTCCGCAAGGCCGGGGCCGAGGTGGAGATGAGCGTGTTGTGCAACCTCGGGGGCGACGACATCCTGCGTTCGATCCGCGAAATGAAGGAACATATCCGCCGCGCCCATATCTTCGTACTGAGCGGCGGATTCTCGTCGGGCGACGAACCCGACGGCAGCGCCAAGTTTATCGTCAACGTACTTAACAATAAGGATATACACGATGAAATCCATGCGTTGCTCGACCGCGGCGGGCTGATCCTCGGCATCTGCAACGGTTTCCAGGCGCTCGTCAAATCCGGCCTGCTGCCTTACGGTCGCCTGGGCATGGTGACCAAGGATTCGCCGACGCTGTTCCGCAACGACATCAACCGCCATATTTCGCAGATCGTCTCGACGCGCGTCTCGACGCTCAACTCCCCGTGGCTCGCGGGCTTTGGCCTGGGCGACATCCACTCGATCGCCGTCAGCCACGGCGAAGGCAAGTTCGTCGTGAGCGAAGAACTGGCCGGAGAACTGTTCGCCAACGGGCAGGTGGCCTTCCAGTATGTCGATGACGCGGGACATGCGACGGCCGAGGCGCCGTACAACCCCAACGGTTCGTCGTATGCCATCGAGGGCCTGGTATCGCGTGACGGCCAGATCCTCGGCAAGATGGGGCATACGGAGCGTTACGAGAAAAACCTCTTCAAAAATATCGCAGGCGAGAAGGAACAGTCGCTGTTCCGCAATGCCGTCAACTATTTCCGCAAAAATTAA
- the purK gene encoding 5-(carboxyamino)imidazole ribonucleotide synthase: MAEKTKTIGIIGGGQLGLMIVEQAHLLGARTLCLDPAPDAPAFALSDGHIVAAYDDAAALEELCRRSDVVTYEFENVPGSVLIPLEKKYNIPQGFRPLYDSQDRLREKDNARANGLRTPLYAAVDDEASLRAALAEIGFPAVLKTRTLGYDGHGQLVLKDEADVSRALPMLSVPCILEAFVPFDFEASIVMVSDGERVIHFPIGRNVHRDGILDLCFVPAEGMDDGLRSRMAAAGERFMKSCRYRGILAIEFFIRDGEFYFNEMAPRPHNSGHYTIEGCTTNQFRELVRFLLGEPLQEPRLVAPTVMKNILGQDLEAAERVAAENRPGVHVHLYGKTESRPKRKMGHITFVGMDAGEYGAAWADRFVK, translated from the coding sequence ATGGCAGAGAAAACGAAAACGATCGGTATCATCGGCGGCGGTCAGCTGGGGCTGATGATCGTCGAGCAGGCGCACCTGCTCGGGGCGCGCACGCTGTGCCTCGACCCTGCGCCCGACGCCCCCGCGTTCGCGCTGAGCGACGGGCACATCGTGGCGGCGTATGACGATGCCGCGGCGCTCGAAGAGCTTTGCCGCCGTAGCGATGTGGTGACCTACGAATTCGAAAACGTCCCGGGCAGCGTGCTGATCCCGCTGGAAAAGAAATACAACATCCCGCAGGGTTTCCGCCCGCTCTACGATTCGCAGGATCGCCTGCGCGAGAAGGACAATGCCCGCGCCAACGGGCTGCGGACGCCCCTGTACGCCGCCGTGGACGACGAGGCGTCGCTGCGTGCCGCCTTGGCCGAGATCGGATTCCCGGCGGTGCTCAAGACCCGTACGCTGGGATACGACGGCCACGGGCAATTGGTGTTGAAGGACGAGGCCGACGTGTCGCGTGCGCTGCCGATGCTCTCCGTACCCTGCATCCTGGAGGCGTTCGTGCCGTTCGATTTCGAAGCCAGCATCGTGATGGTCTCGGACGGGGAGCGCGTCATCCATTTCCCCATCGGGCGGAACGTCCACCGCGACGGTATCCTCGACCTGTGCTTCGTCCCCGCCGAGGGGATGGACGACGGCCTGCGCAGCCGCATGGCTGCGGCCGGCGAGCGGTTCATGAAATCCTGCCGCTACCGCGGGATCCTCGCCATCGAGTTCTTCATCCGCGACGGGGAGTTCTATTTCAACGAAATGGCGCCGAGGCCCCACAATTCGGGGCACTATACCATCGAGGGGTGCACGACCAACCAGTTCCGCGAACTGGTGCGCTTCCTGCTGGGCGAACCGTTGCAGGAGCCGCGGCTCGTGGCGCCGACCGTGATGAAGAACATTTTGGGGCAGGATCTCGAAGCGGCCGAGAGGGTCGCCGCCGAAAACCGCCCGGGTGTCCATGTCCACCTTTACGGCAAGACCGAGAGCCGTCCGAAGCGCAAGATGGGGCATATCACCTTCGTCGGGATGGACGCCGGGGAATACGGTGCTGCGTGGGCCGACAGATTCGTAAAATAA
- the purE gene encoding 5-(carboxyamino)imidazole ribonucleotide mutase — translation MKVGVIMGSVSDYEVMADAVAMLGQFGVDFEKRVVSAHRTPDLLCEYAKTAKSRGIGVIIAGAGGAAHLPGMVASMTTLPVVGVPVKSRALNGLDSLLSIVQMPAGVPVATTAINGAKNAALIAVSILALQDAELAARLEAFRAKQTADVLAAEL, via the coding sequence ATGAAGGTCGGTGTTATTATGGGCTCAGTGAGCGATTATGAGGTGATGGCCGATGCCGTCGCCATGCTCGGACAATTCGGTGTCGATTTCGAAAAGCGTGTGGTGAGCGCCCACCGTACCCCTGACCTGCTGTGCGAATATGCCAAGACGGCCAAAAGCCGCGGTATCGGGGTGATTATCGCCGGTGCGGGCGGTGCCGCGCATCTGCCGGGCATGGTGGCCTCGATGACCACGCTGCCCGTGGTGGGCGTCCCCGTGAAGTCGCGTGCCCTGAACGGGCTGGATTCGCTGCTTTCGATCGTGCAGATGCCTGCGGGCGTTCCGGTGGCGACGACGGCCATCAACGGGGCGAAGAACGCGGCGCTGATAGCCGTGTCGATCCTCGCACTGCAGGATGCGGAGCTGGCCGCCCGGCTCGAAGCGTTCCGTGCGAAACAGACCGCCGACGTGCTGGCGGCAGAACTTTAA